A single genomic interval of Mycobacterium sp. DL592 harbors:
- the rpmE gene encoding 50S ribosomal protein L31: MKTGIHPAYGETTVVCGCGNSFTTRSTKDGGHIVVEVCSQCHPFYTGKQKILDSGGRVARFEKRYGKRKTNESADN; encoded by the coding sequence ATGAAGACAGGCATTCATCCTGCCTACGGCGAGACCACCGTGGTCTGCGGCTGTGGCAACAGCTTCACCACCCGCAGCACCAAGGACGGCGGCCACATCGTGGTCGAGGTCTGCTCGCAGTGCCATCCCTTCTACACCGGCAAGCAGAAGATCCTCGACAGCGGCGGCCGCGTGGCCCGCTTCGAGAAGCGCTACGGCAAGCGCAAGACGAACGAGTCGGCTGACAACTAG
- the prfA gene encoding peptide chain release factor 1, protein MAIDTVLAEQADLERQLSDPELHGDAGNARRVGRRFAQLAPIVATYRKLETARGDLEAARELAAEDASFAAEVPDLEARVAELDAHLTDLLAPRDPHDADDIVLEVKSGEGGEESALFAADLARMYIRYAERHGWTVTVLDETTSDLGGYKDATLSIRSKADTADGVWSRLKFEGGVHRVQRVPVTESQGRVHTSAAGVLVYPEPEEVEQVAIDESDLRIDVYRSSGKGGQGVNTTDSAVRITHLPTNIVVTCQNERSQLQNKARAMQVLAARLQALAEEQAQADASADRASQIRTVDRSERIRTYNFPENRIADHRINFKAHNLDQVLDGDMDALLDALAAADKQARLQQA, encoded by the coding sequence ATGGCGATAGACACCGTCCTCGCCGAACAAGCCGACCTCGAGCGTCAGCTCTCCGATCCCGAACTGCACGGCGACGCCGGTAATGCCCGCAGGGTCGGGCGCCGCTTCGCCCAGCTGGCCCCGATCGTCGCGACGTACCGCAAGCTCGAAACCGCCCGCGGCGACCTCGAGGCGGCACGCGAACTGGCGGCCGAGGACGCCTCCTTCGCCGCGGAGGTCCCCGATCTGGAAGCCCGCGTCGCCGAACTCGACGCACATCTGACCGACCTGCTCGCCCCCCGCGACCCGCACGACGCCGACGACATCGTCCTGGAGGTCAAATCCGGTGAGGGCGGTGAGGAGTCGGCACTGTTCGCCGCCGACCTCGCCCGGATGTACATCCGCTATGCCGAGCGGCACGGCTGGACGGTGACTGTCCTCGACGAGACCACCAGCGATCTCGGTGGCTACAAGGACGCGACGCTGTCGATCCGCAGCAAGGCCGATACCGCCGACGGCGTGTGGTCCCGGCTGAAGTTCGAAGGTGGCGTGCACCGCGTGCAGCGGGTGCCCGTCACCGAATCGCAGGGCCGGGTGCACACCTCGGCAGCAGGCGTGCTGGTCTACCCCGAGCCCGAGGAAGTCGAGCAGGTCGCGATCGACGAATCCGATCTGCGCATCGACGTCTACCGGTCCTCCGGTAAGGGCGGTCAGGGCGTCAACACCACCGACTCGGCGGTGCGCATCACCCACCTGCCCACCAATATCGTCGTCACCTGCCAGAACGAACGCTCCCAGCTGCAGAACAAGGCCCGCGCCATGCAGGTGCTGGCCGCGCGGTTGCAGGCGCTCGCCGAGGAGCAGGCCCAAGCCGACGCCTCGGCTGATCGCGCCAGCCAGATCCGCACCGTCGACCGCAGCGAGCGGATCCGGACCTACAACTTCCCGGAGAACCGGATCGCCGACCACCGGATCAACTTCAAGGCACACAATCTCGACCAGGTGCTCGACGGCGATATGGACGCCCTGCTGGATGCGCTGGCCGCCGCCGACAAGCAAGCCCGGCTCCAACAGGCCTAA
- the prmC gene encoding peptide chain release factor N(5)-glutamine methyltransferase encodes MRQLRQAINSAAAALAEAGIDSARTDAELLAAHVAGAERGRLATIDPPGPDFYPRYDQVISERRRRIPVQHLTGTAAFGPLQLRVGPGVFIPRPETEAMLEWAVAQRLPDEPVIVDLCTGSGALALALAAAWPRARVVAVDDDPGALEYARRNAEATAVDLVHADVTVAGLLPELDGTVDLVVSNPPYIPAGAVLEPEVADHDPAHALFGGPDGMAVIGPIVGLAGRWLRDGGLLAIEHDDTTSQQTVETISRTGLFTAVTARRDLAGRSRFVTARRGRPNMEDAP; translated from the coding sequence CTGAGGCAGCTGCGGCAGGCCATCAACTCGGCCGCCGCTGCCCTCGCCGAGGCCGGAATCGACTCCGCCAGAACCGATGCCGAGCTGCTGGCCGCCCATGTCGCCGGCGCCGAACGGGGTCGGCTGGCCACCATCGACCCGCCCGGGCCGGACTTCTACCCTCGCTACGACCAGGTGATCTCCGAGCGCAGGCGGCGTATCCCCGTGCAGCACCTCACCGGTACCGCGGCCTTCGGGCCGCTGCAACTTCGGGTCGGTCCCGGTGTGTTCATCCCGCGGCCCGAAACCGAGGCGATGCTGGAATGGGCTGTGGCCCAACGTCTACCGGATGAGCCGGTGATCGTCGACCTGTGCACCGGTTCGGGTGCATTGGCGCTGGCGCTGGCGGCCGCCTGGCCGCGCGCCCGGGTCGTCGCCGTCGACGACGATCCCGGCGCCCTGGAGTACGCCCGGCGCAACGCCGAGGCCACTGCGGTGGACCTCGTGCATGCCGATGTCACCGTGGCCGGGCTGTTGCCCGAGCTGGACGGTACGGTCGACCTCGTGGTGTCCAACCCCCCTTACATCCCTGCCGGGGCGGTGCTGGAACCCGAAGTCGCCGATCACGACCCGGCTCACGCACTGTTCGGCGGCCCCGACGGCATGGCGGTGATCGGCCCCATCGTGGGCCTGGCCGGCCGCTGGTTGCGCGACGGCGGGTTGCTGGCTATCGAACACGACGACACGACATCACAGCAGACGGTTGAAACCATCAGCCGCACTGGACTTTTCACAGCCGTCACGGCGCGCCGTGACTTGGCGGGACGCTCACGCTTTGTGACGGCACGCAGGGGCCGACCCAACATGGAGGACGCACCATGA
- a CDS encoding L-threonylcarbamoyladenylate synthase — MTQVFDCADSARRAEAISAAAAAVKSGRLVVMPTDTVYGLGADAFDSDAVAGLLAAKGRGRDMPVGVLVGSWHTIEGLVYTVPHAARELIRAFWPGALSLVVQQAPSLQWDLGDARGTVMLRMPLHPVAIELLRETGPMAVSSANISGRPPATTADEAQNQLGDLVQVYLDAGPSQQQAASTIVDLTGPTPRILREGPISVQAVADVLGVDAASLTD, encoded by the coding sequence ATGACCCAGGTGTTCGACTGCGCAGACAGCGCCCGGCGCGCCGAAGCCATCTCCGCGGCGGCCGCCGCGGTCAAAAGCGGCCGGCTGGTCGTCATGCCCACCGACACGGTGTACGGCCTCGGCGCCGACGCCTTCGACAGCGACGCCGTTGCCGGTCTGCTGGCCGCCAAAGGGCGCGGTCGTGACATGCCGGTCGGTGTGCTGGTCGGGTCCTGGCACACCATCGAGGGCCTGGTCTACACCGTTCCGCACGCCGCACGTGAGCTGATCCGGGCGTTCTGGCCCGGGGCGCTGAGCCTGGTGGTCCAGCAGGCCCCGTCGCTGCAGTGGGACCTCGGCGATGCGCGCGGCACCGTCATGCTGCGCATGCCGCTGCACCCGGTGGCCATCGAACTGCTTCGCGAAACCGGGCCCATGGCCGTCTCCAGCGCCAACATCTCCGGGCGCCCGCCGGCCACCACGGCCGACGAGGCCCAAAACCAGCTGGGGGACCTGGTCCAGGTGTACCTCGACGCCGGGCCCTCGCAGCAGCAGGCCGCCTCGACCATCGTCGACCTCACCGGCCCGACGCCGCGCATCCTGCGGGAGGGCCCGATCAGTGTCCAGGCCGTCGCCGACGTTCTCGGTGTCGACGCCGCCTCGCTGACCGACTGA
- a CDS encoding glycosyltransferase family 4 protein produces MSSGTEVLLALSDRGAGVPLRELALVGLTAAIITYFATGWVRVLATRAGALAYPRERDVHTRPTPRMGGLAMYLGVVAAVFLASQLPALTRGFIYSSGMPAVVVAGGLIMVIGLIDDRWGLDALTKFAGQITAASVLVTMGVAWSVLYIPFGGVGTIVLDQVSSILLTLALTVSIVNAMNFVDGLDGLAAGLGLITASAICIFSVGLLRDHGGDVLFYPPAVISVVLAGACLGFLPHNFYRAKIFMGDSGSMLIGLMLAAASTTAAGPISQSAYGARDVFALLSPFLLVVAVMFVPALDMLLAIVRRTRAGQSPFSPDKMHLHHRLLQIGHSHRRVVLLIYLWVGIVALGAASTIFFDPRYTGAVMLAAIVVAVVVTLIPLLRRGDDDYEGVYDAE; encoded by the coding sequence ATGTCCAGCGGAACCGAAGTCCTTCTCGCACTGTCGGACCGCGGTGCCGGTGTCCCGCTGCGGGAGTTGGCGCTCGTCGGCCTGACGGCGGCGATCATCACCTATTTCGCCACCGGTTGGGTGCGCGTGCTGGCCACCCGGGCCGGTGCGCTGGCATACCCCCGCGAGCGTGACGTCCACACCCGGCCGACGCCCCGGATGGGCGGGCTGGCGATGTACCTCGGCGTGGTCGCCGCGGTGTTCCTCGCCTCGCAGCTGCCGGCATTGACGCGAGGGTTCATCTACTCCTCGGGCATGCCCGCGGTGGTCGTCGCCGGCGGGCTCATCATGGTCATCGGCCTGATCGACGACCGCTGGGGCCTGGACGCACTGACCAAGTTTGCCGGCCAGATCACCGCTGCCAGCGTGCTCGTCACCATGGGGGTGGCCTGGAGCGTCCTCTACATCCCGTTCGGCGGCGTGGGCACGATCGTGCTCGACCAGGTCTCGTCGATCCTGCTGACGCTGGCGCTCACCGTCTCGATCGTCAATGCGATGAACTTCGTCGACGGGCTCGACGGCCTCGCCGCCGGCCTCGGGCTGATCACCGCCTCGGCCATCTGCATCTTCTCTGTCGGACTGCTGCGTGACCACGGCGGTGATGTGCTGTTCTATCCGCCGGCGGTGATCTCGGTGGTGCTGGCGGGGGCCTGCCTGGGCTTCCTGCCGCACAACTTCTACCGGGCCAAGATCTTCATGGGCGATTCCGGCTCGATGCTGATCGGGTTGATGCTCGCCGCCGCGTCGACGACGGCGGCGGGCCCGATCTCGCAGAGCGCGTACGGCGCCAGGGATGTCTTCGCGTTGTTGTCGCCGTTCCTGTTGGTGGTGGCGGTGATGTTCGTTCCGGCCCTGGACATGTTGCTGGCGATCGTGCGGCGCACCAGGGCGGGGCAGAGCCCGTTCAGCCCCGACAAGATGCACCTGCATCATCGGTTGCTGCAGATCGGCCATTCGCACCGGCGGGTGGTGTTGCTGATCTACCTGTGGGTCGGCATTGTCGCCCTCGGTGCGGCGAGCACGATCTTCTTCGATCCGCGCTACACCGGGGCGGTGATGCTGGCCGCGATCGTAGTGGCCGTGGTCGTCACTTTGATCCCTCTGCTGCGGCGCGGAGACGACGACTACGAGGGTGTTTACGACGCGGAGTAG
- a CDS encoding ATP synthase subunit I, protein MTTPAQDAPLVFPSVAFRPVRLLAICCALTILAVGLAAFAGHIMYGVFFGIGLALGLLNAVLVQRSVESITAGDHPLKRKMALNSATRLLIISAIGLAIAFSFRPTGLGVLFGLALFQVLLVLSTALPVWKKIRTGEDSDVVAAGSGTPEEASKD, encoded by the coding sequence GTGACGACGCCAGCGCAAGATGCGCCGTTGGTGTTTCCGTCCGTTGCCTTCCGGCCCGTTCGGCTGCTTGCGATCTGCTGCGCTCTGACCATCCTCGCTGTCGGTCTGGCCGCCTTCGCGGGCCACATCATGTACGGCGTGTTCTTCGGTATCGGGCTGGCTCTCGGTCTGCTCAACGCCGTCCTTGTCCAGCGTTCGGTGGAGTCGATCACCGCAGGCGACCATCCGCTCAAGCGCAAGATGGCGCTGAACTCCGCCACCCGGCTGCTGATCATCAGCGCCATCGGCCTGGCGATCGCGTTCTCGTTCCGGCCGACGGGCCTCGGCGTGCTGTTCGGGTTGGCGTTGTTCCAGGTTTTGCTTGTTTTGAGTACTGCGCTACCTGTGTGGAAGAAGATTCGCACGGGTGAAGACAGTGACGTTGTAGCCGCGGGGTCGGGCACCCCCGAAGAAGCATCGAAGGATTGA
- the atpB gene encoding F0F1 ATP synthase subunit A, translating into MSERILAEGAIEVGHHTTATWLGMTVNVDTILATAVAAVIVIALAFFLRAKVTSTGVPSGVQLFWEALTTQMRGQIEQAIGMKVAPFVLPLAVALFVFILIANWISVLPVQYGTANGGTGELLKPPAADINFVLALALFVFLCYHAAGIWRRGLLGHPVKLLKGHVAFLAPINLVEEIAKPISLSLRLFGNIFAGGIMVALIALFPPYIMWAPNAIWKTFDLFVGLIQAFIFALLTILYFSQSMELDEEHH; encoded by the coding sequence ATGAGTGAACGAATCCTGGCCGAGGGCGCCATCGAGGTCGGTCATCACACCACCGCCACCTGGCTCGGAATGACGGTGAACGTCGACACCATCCTGGCCACCGCCGTCGCCGCCGTCATCGTCATCGCGCTGGCGTTCTTCCTGCGGGCCAAGGTCACCTCGACCGGTGTGCCCAGCGGTGTCCAGCTGTTCTGGGAGGCGCTGACCACCCAGATGCGCGGCCAGATCGAGCAGGCCATCGGTATGAAGGTCGCCCCGTTCGTGCTGCCGCTGGCCGTCGCGCTGTTCGTCTTCATCCTCATCGCGAACTGGATCTCGGTGCTGCCGGTGCAGTACGGCACGGCCAACGGGGGGACAGGCGAGTTGCTCAAACCGCCCGCCGCCGACATCAACTTCGTGCTCGCCCTCGCGCTGTTCGTGTTCCTCTGCTACCACGCCGCAGGCATCTGGCGGCGCGGCCTGCTGGGTCACCCGGTCAAGCTGCTCAAGGGTCACGTCGCGTTCCTGGCGCCGATCAACCTGGTCGAGGAAATCGCGAAGCCGATCTCGCTGTCTCTCCGACTTTTCGGCAACATCTTCGCCGGCGGCATCATGGTCGCGCTGATCGCGCTGTTCCCGCCGTACATCATGTGGGCGCCGAACGCCATCTGGAAGACCTTCGACCTCTTCGTCGGCCTCATCCAGGCGTTCATCTTCGCCCTGCTGACAATCCTGTACTTCAGCCAGTCCATGGAACTGGATGAGGAGCACCACTAA
- a CDS encoding F0F1 ATP synthase subunit C produces MAADPQIVMGALIGGGLILGGGAIGAGIGDGIAGNALISGIARQPEAQGRLFTPFFITVGLVEAAYFINLAFMALFVFATPGAS; encoded by the coding sequence ATGGCAGCAGACCCCCAAATCGTCATGGGCGCCCTCATCGGTGGCGGCCTCATTCTGGGCGGCGGCGCCATCGGCGCCGGCATCGGTGACGGCATCGCCGGCAACGCCCTGATCTCCGGCATCGCCCGCCAGCCTGAGGCCCAGGGCCGCCTGTTCACCCCGTTCTTCATCACCGTTGGTCTGGTGGAGGCGGCGTACTTCATCAACCTGGCGTTCATGGCGTTGTTCGTCTTCGCCACCCCCGGCGCCTCCTAG
- a CDS encoding F0F1 ATP synthase subunit B, translated as MGEHSVTLLAAEEGGGTSNFLIPNGTFFFVLAIFLIVLGVIGKFVVPPIQKVLGEREAMVVKTTEDNRKAAEQEAAADSDYQKELQAARTEAAGIRDEARAEGRKILDEMRGRASEEAAGTLQDASEQLKLQSDAIAADLRSSVENLSTTLASRVLGVEVSTTAASTASGR; from the coding sequence ATGGGGGAGCACAGCGTCACCTTGTTGGCGGCTGAGGAAGGCGGCGGCACGTCGAACTTCCTCATCCCCAACGGCACCTTCTTCTTCGTGCTGGCCATCTTCTTGATCGTGCTCGGCGTGATCGGCAAGTTCGTCGTGCCGCCGATCCAGAAGGTGCTCGGTGAGCGCGAGGCGATGGTCGTCAAGACCACCGAGGACAACCGCAAGGCCGCCGAGCAGGAGGCCGCCGCCGACTCCGATTACCAGAAGGAGTTGCAGGCGGCCCGTACCGAGGCGGCGGGTATCCGCGATGAGGCTCGGGCCGAGGGTCGCAAGATCCTCGACGAGATGCGTGGCCGCGCCAGCGAAGAGGCAGCGGGCACGCTTCAGGACGCGTCCGAGCAGCTCAAGCTGCAAAGCGACGCGATCGCGGCGGACCTGAGGTCCTCGGTGGAAAACCTCTCGACAACGCTGGCCAGCCGGGTCCTCGGTGTCGAGGTGTCCACTACGGCGGCGTCGACGGCGTCGGGACGGTAG
- a CDS encoding F0F1 ATP synthase subunit B/delta, with protein sequence MSTFIGQLIGFLVIVWIIWRYVVPPVRTMMANQREAVRNQLDESAAAAERLADADKHHAERIAEAKAEAKHIVDEARADSVRIAEQLRAQADVEVERIKVQGGQQVALLRTQLIRQLRSELGAESIRRAGDLVRAHIADPQAQSATIDRFLDELDSMAPAAFTPEVSSDLRSASREAQTAVVAKFDAVSSGLSGDALSTLSDELASVASLLVAEPILSRHLAEATGEVEAKKQLLARLLAGKVGDTTLSLLDSAVSVRWSHTSDLVDAVEHVARLSLLVRAERDNQADDVEEQLFRFSRILDARPQLTSLLSDYAKPAEARADLVRKLMSQEHGANPTATALLTQTVGLLRGERADEAVLRLAQLAVARRGEIVAQVNAATDLSDAQRTRLTQVLTRIYNHPVSVQLNIDPDVLGGLSVAVADEVIDGTLSSRLAAAVTKLPD encoded by the coding sequence ATGTCAACCTTCATCGGACAGCTCATCGGCTTCCTGGTCATCGTCTGGATCATCTGGCGCTACGTGGTGCCGCCGGTCCGGACCATGATGGCCAACCAGCGGGAAGCGGTGCGCAACCAGCTCGACGAGAGCGCCGCGGCGGCCGAGCGACTGGCTGATGCCGACAAGCATCACGCCGAGCGGATCGCCGAGGCCAAGGCCGAAGCCAAGCACATCGTCGACGAGGCGCGTGCCGATTCCGTGCGGATCGCCGAACAGCTTCGCGCACAGGCTGACGTCGAGGTCGAGAGGATCAAAGTCCAAGGCGGACAGCAGGTTGCGCTGTTGCGCACCCAGTTGATCCGCCAGCTCCGTTCGGAGCTGGGCGCTGAGTCGATCCGCCGCGCCGGCGATCTGGTGCGTGCGCACATCGCCGACCCGCAGGCCCAGTCGGCGACCATCGACCGCTTCCTCGACGAGCTCGACTCGATGGCACCGGCGGCCTTCACGCCCGAAGTCTCCTCGGATCTGCGCTCGGCAAGCCGGGAAGCGCAGACCGCGGTGGTGGCGAAGTTCGACGCCGTCTCGTCCGGGCTGTCCGGTGACGCGTTGTCGACGTTGTCCGACGAGTTGGCCTCGGTGGCCAGCTTGCTTGTCGCCGAGCCGATCCTGTCTCGTCACCTCGCCGAGGCGACCGGTGAAGTAGAGGCCAAGAAGCAACTGCTTGCGCGTCTGCTGGCAGGCAAGGTCGGCGACACCACGCTGAGCCTGCTCGATTCCGCGGTGTCCGTGCGGTGGTCGCACACCTCCGACCTGGTCGACGCCGTCGAGCATGTCGCGCGGCTGAGCCTGCTGGTGCGCGCGGAGCGCGACAACCAGGCCGACGACGTCGAGGAGCAGCTGTTCCGGTTCAGCCGGATCCTCGACGCACGGCCGCAGCTGACCTCACTGCTCAGCGATTACGCCAAGCCCGCCGAGGCCCGCGCCGACCTGGTCCGAAAGCTCATGAGCCAGGAGCACGGCGCTAACCCCACCGCGACGGCACTGCTGACTCAGACCGTGGGTCTACTTCGCGGCGAACGTGCCGACGAGGCGGTACTGAGGCTTGCTCAGTTGGCGGTCGCCCGCCGCGGCGAGATCGTCGCGCAGGTGAACGCGGCAACCGATCTCAGCGATGCCCAGCGCACCCGCCTCACCCAGGTGCTCACCCGCATCTACAACCACCCAGTTTCGGTGCAGCTGAACATCGATCCCGATGTGCTGGGCGGCCTTTCGGTCGCCGTCGCCGACGAGGTGATCGACGGAACGCTGTCCTCCAGGCTGGCCGCAGCAGTCACCAAGCTGCCCGACTAG
- the atpA gene encoding F0F1 ATP synthase subunit alpha encodes MAELTISADDIQGAIQDYVSSFEADTGREEIGTVIDAGDGIAHVEGLPSVMTQELLEFPGGVLGVALNLDEHSVGAVILGDFEKIEEGQQVKRTGEVLSVPVGDAFLGRVINPLGQPIDAQGDIEAETRRVLELQAPSVVQRQSVSEPLQTGIKAIDAMTPIGRGQRQLIIGDRKTGKTAVCVDTILNQREAWETGDPKQQVRCVYVAIGQKGSTIASVKRALEEGGAMEYTTIVAAPASDAAGFKWLAPYTGSAIGQHWMYAGKHVLIVFDDLTKQAEAYRAISLLLRRPPGREAYPGDVFYLHSRLLERCGKLSDELGGGSMTGLPIIETKANDISAYIPTNVISITDGQCFLESDLFNQGVRPAVNVGVSVSRVGGAAQIKAMKEVAGSLRLDLSQYRELEAFAAFASDLDAASKAQLDRGVRLVELLKQPQYSPLAVEDQVVAIFLGTKGHLDSVPAEDVSRFESEFLEHVKASHADILTGIKESKKLSEEAEESLVSVINDFKKGFLTSDGSSVVVEDAEALDPEDLEKESVKVRKPAPKKA; translated from the coding sequence ATGGCAGAGTTGACAATCTCGGCTGACGACATCCAGGGCGCCATCCAGGATTACGTCTCTAGCTTCGAGGCGGACACCGGGCGCGAAGAGATCGGCACCGTCATCGATGCGGGCGACGGTATCGCCCACGTCGAGGGCCTGCCCTCGGTGATGACCCAGGAGCTGCTGGAGTTTCCCGGCGGCGTGCTGGGTGTGGCGCTCAACCTCGACGAGCACAGCGTCGGCGCGGTCATCCTCGGTGACTTCGAGAAGATCGAAGAGGGCCAGCAGGTCAAGCGCACCGGCGAGGTGCTCTCGGTGCCCGTCGGCGATGCCTTCCTCGGACGCGTGATCAACCCGCTCGGCCAGCCGATCGACGCCCAGGGCGACATCGAGGCCGAGACCCGGCGCGTGCTCGAGCTGCAGGCGCCCTCGGTGGTGCAGCGTCAGAGCGTCAGCGAGCCGCTGCAGACCGGCATCAAGGCCATCGACGCCATGACGCCCATCGGCCGCGGCCAGCGCCAGCTGATCATCGGCGACCGCAAGACCGGCAAGACCGCCGTCTGCGTCGACACCATCCTCAACCAGCGTGAGGCGTGGGAGACCGGCGATCCCAAGCAGCAGGTGCGCTGCGTCTACGTCGCGATCGGCCAGAAGGGCTCGACCATCGCCAGCGTCAAGCGGGCGCTGGAAGAGGGTGGGGCGATGGAGTACACCACCATCGTCGCCGCCCCGGCATCCGACGCCGCCGGCTTCAAATGGCTGGCCCCCTACACCGGTTCGGCCATCGGCCAGCACTGGATGTACGCCGGCAAGCACGTGCTGATCGTGTTCGACGATCTGACCAAGCAGGCCGAGGCATACCGCGCCATCTCGCTGCTGCTGCGCCGCCCACCGGGCCGCGAGGCCTACCCGGGCGACGTGTTCTACCTGCACTCGCGCCTGCTGGAGCGTTGCGGCAAGCTGTCCGACGAGCTCGGCGGTGGTTCGATGACCGGCCTGCCGATCATCGAGACCAAGGCCAACGACATCTCGGCCTACATCCCCACCAACGTCATCTCGATCACCGACGGCCAGTGCTTCCTGGAGTCCGACCTGTTCAACCAGGGTGTGCGCCCGGCCGTCAACGTCGGTGTGTCGGTGTCGCGCGTGGGTGGCGCAGCCCAGATCAAGGCGATGAAAGAGGTCGCGGGAAGTCTGCGCCTGGACCTGTCGCAGTACCGCGAGCTGGAAGCATTCGCCGCCTTCGCCTCGGATCTGGATGCGGCCTCCAAGGCGCAGCTCGATCGCGGTGTACGCCTGGTGGAGTTGCTCAAGCAGCCGCAGTACAGCCCGCTGGCGGTCGAGGATCAGGTCGTGGCGATCTTCCTCGGCACCAAGGGTCACTTGGATTCCGTTCCGGCCGAAGATGTTTCGCGGTTCGAGTCGGAATTCCTCGAGCACGTCAAGGCCAGCCACGCCGACATCCTGACCGGTATCAAGGAGTCCAAGAAGCTCTCCGAGGAGGCCGAGGAGTCACTGGTTTCGGTGATCAATGACTTCAAGAAGGGCTTCCTGACCTCTGACGGCAGCTCGGTCGTCGTCGAAGACGCTGAGGCGCTCGATCCGGAGGACCTGGAGAAGGAATCGGTCAAGGTCCGCAAGCCGGCGCCCAAGAAGGCCTAG
- a CDS encoding F0F1 ATP synthase subunit gamma encodes MAATLRELRGRIKSASSIKKITKAQELIATSRIAKAQARVDAARPYAAQITSMLTELAGASALDHPLLVERPEPKRAGVLVVSSDRGLCGGYNANVLRRAEELFSLLRDQGKTPVVYVVGRKALGYYSFRQRKVIESWTGFSERPTYDDAKRIADTLVTAFLSGADDDGDDPGADGILGVDELHIVSTEFRSMLSQTAQALRIAPMVVEYVGEVETGPHTLYSFEPDAETLFDSLLPRYIATRVYAALLEAAASESASRRRAMKSATDNADELIKGLTLAANRERQAQITQEISEIVGGANALADAK; translated from the coding sequence ATGGCAGCCACACTGCGCGAACTACGCGGACGTATCAAATCCGCCTCGTCGATCAAGAAGATCACGAAGGCTCAGGAGCTGATCGCCACGTCGCGGATCGCCAAGGCGCAGGCCCGGGTCGATGCGGCCCGGCCCTACGCCGCCCAGATCACCAGCATGCTCACCGAGCTCGCCGGCGCCAGCGCGCTGGATCACCCGCTGCTCGTCGAGCGGCCGGAGCCCAAGCGGGCCGGTGTGCTGGTGGTGTCCTCGGACCGCGGTCTGTGCGGTGGTTACAACGCCAACGTGCTGCGCCGGGCGGAGGAGCTGTTCTCGCTGCTGCGCGACCAGGGTAAGACGCCGGTCGTCTATGTCGTCGGCCGTAAGGCGCTGGGGTACTACAGCTTCCGGCAGCGCAAGGTCATCGAATCGTGGACTGGCTTTTCCGAGCGGCCGACGTACGACGACGCCAAGCGGATCGCCGACACCCTGGTGACGGCCTTCCTGTCCGGCGCCGACGACGACGGTGACGATCCGGGTGCCGACGGCATCCTCGGCGTCGACGAGCTGCACATCGTGTCCACTGAGTTCCGGTCGATGCTCTCGCAGACCGCCCAGGCGCTGCGGATCGCGCCGATGGTCGTCGAGTACGTCGGTGAGGTCGAGACCGGACCGCACACCCTGTACTCGTTCGAGCCGGACGCCGAGACGCTGTTCGACTCGTTGCTGCCCCGCTACATCGCGACACGCGTGTACGCGGCGCTGCTGGAGGCGGCCGCGTCGGAGTCGGCTTCCCGGCGCCGGGCCATGAAGTCGGCGACCGACAACGCCGACGAACTGATCAAGGGGCTCACGCTGGCGGCCAACCGCGAACGCCAGGCCCAGATCACCCAGGAAATCAGCGAAATCGTCGGTGGCGCCAACGCGCTGGCCGACGCGAAATAG